Below is a genomic region from Actinoallomurus bryophytorum.
GTGCAGCAGCTTGGCGAGCTCGTCCGCGGTGACCGCGGTGCGCTCGAGCAGCGTGACCGGGGCGCTGCGGTGACTCAGCCCGACGACAAGGATGCTCATGAGCTCTCCTCCGCCGGAGGAGTGATCAGCGCACGGTTTCGCTCGCTGCGCTCACTCATGCCGCCACCACCTCGCCCAGAGACACTGAGCAGCCTTCGGGGGGCCGTGCTCTCTTGGCTGCTGACGTGCTCGTTCGGCTCATGGGCCTTCTACCGCCTCGAGGTACTCCTGCTCCACGCCGCTCGGGCCACCGGCCTTGCGCTGCTCGTGGAACGCGAGGATCTGTAGCTCGATCGACAGGTCGACCTTACGCACGTCGACACCGTCCGGCACGGAGAGTACGACTGGGGCGAAGTTGAGAATGCTCGTCACTCCCGACGCCACCACTCGGTCGCACACTGCCTGTGCCGCGGCCGCGGGTACGGCCAGAACGGCTATTGATATCCCATTATCCTTGATGACCGTTTCGAGATCGTCGATGTGCTCGACCGTGAGACCGGAGATCGGCTCACCGACGATGCCGGGCTCGGCGTCCAGGAGCGCCGCCATGCGGAATCCACGCGAGGCGAAGCCGCCGTATCCCGACAGCGCGCGTCCGAGGTTACCGATGCCGACGATGGCGACCGCCCAGTCCTGGGTCAGGCCGAGCTCGCGGGAGATCTGGTAGACGAGATACTCCACCTCGTACCCGACCCCGCGTGTGCCGTAGGAGCCCAGATGTGACAGGTCCTTGCGGAGCTTGGCGGAGTTGACTCCGGCGGCGGTGGCGAGCTCTTCGGAGGAGACGGTGGCGACGCCGCGTTCGGCCAGAACGTGCAGGGCACGGAGGTAGACCGGCAGCCGGGCCACGGTCGCCTCTGGGATGCCGCGGTTCCGGTCACCGAGCGTCGATCGACGTGTCACGGGCCTGCTTTTCAGGGGTTTCGACACGCGGCCGGTAACGTATGGTCCCTGGGCCACACGGCGAACCAACCGCCTGGACTCAATCCAGGTTAAGCCCTTGTGAACACACGCACAAAGTCGGGAACCCCGGCCGCGTGACCATCACCGGCCTCTTGGAGCCCGGATTCCCCTGCTCATGCGGGCCTCCGCAGACGCGCACATTTCTTTCAAGTCGTTCTCATCCGGACCGCGATGTGACCGAACAGACATCGACGGGCCGTTCCGCGGGCACCTGGACGTTGCGAAACGGCCTCCTCGGGCGTCCTGGTCAGGCGGTGAGGGCGGCACGCAGGCGTTTCTCGTCGACTCTCCAGAAGTCGTGCTGGACACCGTCGACGAACGTGACGGGAATCTGGTCCCAGTAGAGGCGGGTGTCCTCCTCGGACGCGGTGATGTCGCGCTCCTCCCACGTCACTCCGAGCTCACCGGCCACTCTGGTGACCACTTCGCGTGCGTCGTCGCACAGGTGGCAGCCCGGCTTGCCGAGCAGCAGGACGCGCGCCGTTTCGTCAGGCATGCGGCCAGCGTACGGGCTGTCCTGGCCCTGGCCCTGGTCCGTGGCCAGGCCCCGGTCCCGGCCCGTGCCCCGGTCCCGGTCCCGGTCCCGGTCCTTGACCGTGTCCAGGCCCCGGTCCGTGCCCCTGCGCCTGCGCCGGTCCGTCCGCCCGGGGGGCCTCAGGCTGTGCGATGTTCCCCGCACTGACCGTCAGCTCGATGACGTTGGTGCCGCTGACGTGCGCCCGTGCCTCGCGGGCGAACCGCTGGACGTGCGGCTGCCGGGTGTGCGCCTCGACGGAGTTCGCGTCACGGAACAGCTGGTAGAACAACCGCTGGTCGGGCGCGTTGTCCACGGTGTGGCAGGCGTAGACGAGCGTGCCGGGCTCGGCCTGGCGTACGGCGTGCGCGACCTCGGCCGCCAGCCGGTCGAAGGCGTCCCCGTGCCCGTCGAACAACGTGTAGATCATGATGCGGCCGTACTGGCCCATGAACGCCGGAAACTGTCCCATCGGCGGCTGGGCCGGGGGCGGCGCGAACGGCTGCCCTTCGCGCCCGTACGCCGGCCGGTCGTAGCCGCCCGTCTGCTGGGGGTTCTGCGGGCCGGTGTGCTGGGGACCCGTCTGCTGAGGACCCGGCTGCTGGGGACCGGGGTTCGGCCGCCGGGATTGCGGGCCGGGGTTGTACCGCCCGTCCTCGTCATATTGCTGCTTGCGAAAGCGCGACATGTCCTCGTACGGCTCCGGTTCTTCGTCGTCATGGTCGTGCGGCCGGCCCGACAGGAGCCGGGTGGCACCGAACCACACAAGGGTGGCGGCCCCGCCCAGCACCAGTGGCGCCAGAGGGCCGGGGAGAAGACTGCGCATCGCGGCGACCGTGAGCACTCCGGCGAGCGCGACCATGGCGAGAGTCACCATGGCATCGGACGCCTGCCGGTCACGCCTGTTGCCGCGCACCGCGGTGACGGCGACACACGAGACGAGCGAGACGACGGCGAAGATGTGCGCCCCGTCGAGCACCAGGCCGGGCAGCGACGAGTAGTGGCCGGTCACCTTCGGCAGGCTCTTGCCGAAGGTGCCGATGATCGGGTCGAGCAGGATGATGACGACGGCCACGATCACGTACGACACGGCGATGAGCCGCGCGGCGAAACGCGCCTGCACCGTACGGGCGATGAGTTCGACGACGCCCAGAGCCAGGGTCAGCGGTGCGATCAGCGAGCCGAACAGCTCCATGGAACGCAACAACGCCGGCCCGAAGCCCGCCGCGAAGCCGATCGTCATCGAGACGAGCGTGATCCCCAGAGCGAGAAGGGTGCCGCACCAGGCCAGCAGGTACATACGCCGGTCCGGAAGGGTGCGCGACAGCAGCAACCCGGCGCCTCCGAGGGCCGCGAGGGCTGCCAGAAGCGCCAGAGCGACGTTGACCATCGTCCCCCATGGTGCCCGATCGTTCGCCCGGACGGGTAACGAAGAGCCATGGCATAACCGCAAAGAGCAGATAAAGGGGTCTGTTTACCCTGACATCACCATTGCCAGCTTACTCACCAGTATCTAGCATGTTCCGACACGCCCTGTGACCGCGTCGTTCCCGAGGAGGACTGCATGCGCAGCCTTACCCTCGATCCCCCTGCCCTCATGGGCAACGCGACCACGCGACACCGGCCGGCCCCCCAGACCGCCCCGGCGCAGGGCGCGCGGCCCCAGACCTCCCAGCCCGCTGTGGTGCGGACCAGGTCCTCGCCCGCCGAGGCGCAGTCCGTACCGGCACAGGCCGACCCCGCCAGAGATGAGCTGCGCGACGTCGTCCTGCGCGCCCGCGACGGCGAGTCCGACGCCTTCGGTGTCCTCTATGACCGGTACGTCGACCTGATCTACAGGTTCGTCTACTACCGGGTCGGGACGCACGCGCTGGCCGAGGACCTGACCAGCGAGACGTTCCTGCGGGCGCTGCGGCGGATGAGCCTGTTCACCTGGCAGGGCAAGGACTTCGGCGCCTGGCTGGTCACCATCGCGCGCAACATCGTCCTCGACCACTTCAAGTCCAGCCGCTACCGCCTGGAGATCTGCACCGCGGAGATGCTGGAGACCGACCGATGGGAGGAGGGCCCCGAGGGAGCCGTGCTCGACTCCTTCACCCACCGGGCCCTGTTCTCGGCCGTACGCCAGCTCGGCTCCGAGCAGAGGGAATGCGTGGTGCTGCGCTTCCTGCACGGTCTGTCCGTGGCCGAGACCGCCGAGGTCATGGGCAAGAACACCGGCGCGATCAAGGCACTTCAGTACCGCGCGACCAGGTCGCTGGCCCGCATCTTCCCCGCCGAGATCCGCTGAGGCGACTCTCCGGAAACCTCCCGCCACGGCTCACGGCACCACAACGCCTGGTCGCCGAGCGGCATCACGCACCGGACCGGACCCGCGACGCGCCGCGTACGGACCTGCCCGATCGCGGCGGGCGATTGCTGGTTAGTCTCGTCAGCATGCGTCGACTGTGGCCATGGAGCGATGACGACGAGGTTGCCAACGAACTCGCGGGAGAGGCCGCCGCCGCCGCGGCCGCCGCCGAGGACGTGGTGCCGATCGTCCTGGACCCGAACGCCGCGGCGTTCTTCGACGTCGACAACACCCTGATCCGCGGCGCCTCGATCTACCATTTCGCCCGCGGCCTGGCCGCACGCAAGCTGTTCACCTTCCGCGACCTGGGGATGTTCGCCCTGGGCCAGGTCGCCTTCCGGCTGCGCGGCGCGGAGAACGCCGAGCACATCAGCACCGCGCGCGAGGCCGCCCTGGCATTCGTGGCGGGGCGCCGCGTCGAGGAGCTGGTCAGCCTCTGCGAGGAGATCTACGACGACAAGATGGCGGACCGCATCTGGCACGGCACCCGCGCGCTCGCCCTCAAGCACCTGGACGCCGGCCAGCAGGTGTGGCTGGTCACCGCGACCCCGGTCGAACTGGCCCGCATCATCTCCCACCGCCTCGGCCTGACCGGCGCGCTCGGCACGGTCGCCGAGACGGAGGACGGTGTGTACACCGGACGGCTGGTCGGCCATCTCCTGCACGGCCCGGCCAAGGCGGGCGCGGTCCGCGCCCTGGCGAGGAACGAGGGACTCGACCTGTCCCGCTGCGCCGCCTACAGCGACTCCTTCAACGACCTGCCGATGCTCACGACGGTCGGCCACCCGCACGCCGTGAACCCCGACGGCGACCTGCGCGACCACGCTCGCGAACACGACTGGCCGATCCACGACTTCCGCACCGGCCGCAAGGTGACGATGGTCGCCCTCCCCGCCGCCGCCGGCACCGGCGCCCTCGTCGGCGGCGTCGCCGCCGGAGTCGCCCTCCGCCGCCACCACCGCGGCCGCTGAGAGCGTTCCTCACCGAGGTGAGGGGACGCCCTCGCGACGCCGCGGTCAGCCCTGCGCGATGAGCCGCAGCATCCCCTCCGGATAACGCTCGCCGGAGACCGGCAGCTCCAGTTCGGCCCGCTCCGCCTCGGTCAGCTCGACGTCGACCGCCGCGAGGTTCTCCTCCAGCCGCGTCCGGCTCTTGGTCCCAGGGATCGGCACCAGGTCGTCGCCCTGGTGAAGAAGCCACGCCAGGGCCACCTGCGCCACCGTCGCGCCCTTACGCGAGGCCATCTCACCTACCTTCTCGGCCGCCTTCACGTTGACCTCGAAGTTGGCGCCCTGGAAACGCGGGTCGTTGCGCCGGTAGTCATCCTCGGAGTAGTCCTCCGCACGGCGGACGTCGCCGGTCAGGAACCCGCGCCCCAGCGGCGAGTACGGCACCAGGCCGATGCCCAGCTCGCGCAGGGTCGGCAGGATCTCCTGCTCCAGCCCGCGCTCCCACAGGGAGTACTCCGTCTGCAGCGCCGACACCGGGAACGTGGCGTGCGCCCGCCTGATGGAGTCGGCCGACGCCTCGGACAGGCCGAAGTAGCCCACCTTGCCGGCCGCGACCAGCTCGCCGACCGTGCCGGCGACGTCCTCGATCGGCACCTGCGGGTCGACCCGGTGCTGGTACAGCAGGTCCACGTGGTCGGTGCCGAGTCGCGTCAACTGCTGGTCGATCACCTCACGGATGTGGTCCGGGCGGCTGTTCGGGCCGATCCGCTCGCCCTCCGGGGTGTACTCCCAGCCGAACTTGGTGGCGATGACCACCTCGTCGCGACGGCCCTTCAGCGCCCGGCCGAGCAGCCTCTCGTTGGCCCACGGACCGTACGACTCGGCGGTGTCGAGGAAGTCACATCCCAGCTCGATCGCCCGGTGGATGGTGGCGACGGACTCGTCGTCGTCGGGCGTGCCGTACGCCCAGGACATGCCCATGCAGCCCAGGCCGAGTGCCGAGGTGCGCAGTCCCTGCTGTCCTAGTGCTCTCTTCTCCATGGACACCAGGCTGCACCTTCGAGTGCGCTCTAGGTCAAGCGGGCGAGCTCCCGTGGAGCGCGCTGCCGGCCAGCCACTGCGCCCACGACCGGGTCCAGAACTTCCAGTCGTCGGCGTACGGCTCGTCGGCGAACCTCCGCGTCGTGTGCGTCACGTCCACGATGTCACCACGCTGGGAGATGTCGTAGAAGTAGCGGGCGCCCGCCGGAGACGTGCGGACGCAGCCATGGCTGGCGTTCTGCCGGCCCAGGTAGTAGTACTCGCCGACGCTCTTGTGCACGTACTCGCCACCGACGGTGATCCGCACCGCCAGCTCGACCCGCTCCCCCTCGTAGTAGTCGCAGCCCGGCGAGCCCTTCTTGCAGGTCGCCGTCATGGTCACCACGGGCCGTTTCTCCCGGGTCAGGTGGATGCCGTTGGTCGTGATGGTGTCGGCCGTCGTGCCCGCACCCGTACTGATCTTGAACCTCTTCACGGTGCCGTCGTGATCGACCGTCATGTAGTGGGTCCTGGCGTTCGCCACCGTGACGTTCGAGGCGCCGATGGTGAAGGACCGGGTGACGTCGCGCACGCCGTAGGTGTCCTTGGCCGCTCGCACGCCGGTCAGGTGCGCGGTGAAGGCGATCTTCTGGTGCGGGTGCCAGTACTTCCTGGTGCGGTACACCACCCGGCGGTCGGAGATCCAGCTCCAGGCGCCCTCGTCCCCCTTGCCCGACGTGACCTCCAGCGCCTTCTCGACGTTCGCCCGGTCGGCCACCGGCCCGGTGAAGTCGACGATGACCGGCATTCCGACGCCGACCTTCTCTCCCGCGGCCGGCGTCACGCTCGCGATGCCGACCGTTCGTGGTGCCCTCTCCGTACGGAACGTGCTGCTGACCGTGCTGACCTTGCCTTTGGCGTTCTTCGCGGTGGCCGTCACCTTGTACGCGCTGCCGGGTTTCAGGGCCCAGGTCGTCTTCCAGGACGTACGGTCGGCGCTGAACCTGCCGATGGCGCCCGTGACGGCCTGCAGCGTCCCGCCCGACGCGGTCACCGTGACGCCCTGGTCGGGACGCACCTTCTGCCCGGACGCGCTGATCCGCACGGTCGCGTCCACCGCGCCGGTGCCGGCTCGTGAAACGGCCTGACCATTTGAGCAGCCCGCCACCAGGGCGAACACGACGGCCACGGCCGGATATCTGATCTTCAAGGACGTTCTCCAGGTCGTGCGACGGGCTGGGCGGACAGTCGCGCCACCCAGTAGATGACCTCTTCGGGCCGGCCGTGTCCGCGGGTGAGGACGTCGCGGAGTCCCAGGTAGCGGTAGGTCCGGGGATCGAGGATCAGCTCGAGCCGCGAGTCGTCGCTCGTGGCGATGTACAGGACGACGCCGTGGCGGCCTGCGGCGTCCTGCGCGTCCGGTAGCACCCCGACGCCGGGCAGCCGGGACAGCGCACCGTAGAGCGCGGCCTGCACGCGTGGTGTGACGGGGTAGGAGTCGAGGAGCCCGGTGACGAAATCGAACACCGCCGTGTCACGTGGCACGCCGAGGATCCCGGCGGCGTACTCCGTCACGCGGCCCTTCGGCTCGGGCTTCGCCCGGATGCGGTCCACCTCCGCGTAGATCCGGGCGAGCGCCGCAGCCGGGTCTTCGGGCATGCCGGCCAGCACGGTGCCGTGTACCGCGAGGGGCAGCCGGCTCGCCGGCGATCGCCTGCCGTCCATGCGGATCCAGGACTCGACGACGCGCCGTTCGGGCCTGCTCCCGGTGTCGCGCCGCATGGTCCGTACGTAGATCCACTGATGCGGGCCCATCGTCACCAGCGGTTCGCTTCGCGCCACCGTCTCGGCACGCTGGGCGAGCCGGAGCGCCGGGCTGCCGGCCGGTGCGGTGCCGCGGTCCCGGTCCCGGTCCGGCACCGCCGAGAGTCCGGCCACGAGCGCCACGGCGGCGGTCGCGACCGCCGCGAGGCGCAACACGACCCGGCGACCGCCCGGCGCGCGCCCCGTCGCGTTCATGGCAGCGAGCAGCCGCTCCTGACCGGAGTCGAGCACGCCCGGCCGGGGCGCCGCGATGCGCTCGTACCTGCGCTCGATCAGCTCAAGCTCGTCCACCGCGCACCTCCAGCGTCGCGCGCATCTTCTTCCGGGCACGGAACAGGCGTGACGAGACGGTTCCGACGGATATCCCCAGTGCCTGCGCGACCTCCTCGTAGGCGAAACCGCTCCCCGCGACCAGGACGAGCACGTCGCGCTCCCCCTGGTTGAGGCGGGCCATTCCGGCCGCGAGGTCGCCACGCATGCTCTCGGCGGAGAGCCGGTCGATCACCGGCTCCATCGGCTCGATCGACGGGTCCATGCCGGTCCGCACGATGGCGCGGTAGAAACGGATCTCGGAGCGGCGCTGGCGGCCGATGAGGTTGGTGGCGATCCCGTAGAGCCAGGGTCGTACGCCGGCGCGCTCGGGGTCGTATCGCCCGCGGTACCGGAACGCCTGCAGAAAGGTCTCGGCCATCAGGTCGTCGGCCATGTCCGGGCCGAGACGACCGGCGACGTAGCGGTGGATCTCGCCGGCGTACCGCTGGTACAGCGTCGTGAACCGCTCGGGGTCGGTAAGGGAGGCGGTGATGACCTCGGCGTCGGGGAACGCCTCGGTGATCACCACTGACTCGTGTTCGTCATGGAGCTCTTCTGCGAGGAGGGGTGCGTCCTCTTCTGGTTGCCCGAACAGAGGTCCCTTGTTCCCAGATTTTTTGCCGGCCCTGAGCATCGGGATGCGCTCACCCGCGCGCGGCGTCTCCGAGCGCGCTTCGGATCAGGCGCGGAAGAAGGCCGGACCGCGCCGGCGGAGCACGTCGTAGAGCATGTTCTGGATCGTCTCGCGTACCTGGTCGGTCAGGTTGAAGACGGTCATGTGGTCCTCGGCCTGCGCCGGGTCGTACTCATCGGTGCGGATCGGCTCCCCGAAGGCGATGAGCCACTTGGACGGCAGCGGCAACAGGCCGAGCAGCCCCAAGTGCGGCCAGGTGGGGGTCACCGGGAAGTACGGCAGGCCGAGCAGCCGGGCCAGCGGCTTGAGGTCGGCGATCTTCGGATAGATCTCCTCGGCCCCGACGATCGCGCACGGGATGATCGGCACCTGGGCGCGCAGCGCGGTCGCCACGAACCCGCCGCGGCCGAACCGCTGGAGCTTGTAGCGCTCGCTGAACGGCTTGCCCACGCCCTTGAACCCCTCGGGGAAGACCCCGACCAGCTGGTCCTTGGCCAGCAGCCGCGAGGCGTCGGCCTGGCAGGCGAGCGTGTGCCCGCTCTTGCGGGCCAGGTGGGCCAGCACCGGGATCTGGTAGACGAGGTCGGCGCCGAGCAGCCGCAGGTTGCGGTGCGCGGGGTGGTGGTCGTGCAGACCGACCTGCAGCATCACGCCGTCGATCGGCAGTGTGCCCGAATGGTTGCCGACGATCAGCGCGGGTCCGGTGTCCGGTACGTGGTCCAGCCCGATCATCTCGGCGCGGAACCAGCGCTCGTAGAGCGGCCGCAGTGCCGGCAGCAGAACACCCTCGTTGAGCTCGGGGTCGAAACCGAACTCGTCGACCTCGTACTCCCCGCTCAGCCGGCGGCGGAGGAACCGCAGGACGGATGCGACCTTGTCGTCGAAACCGCTCTGTTCTTGGGCGAGACGATCCGCGGCGTCGGTGTTAAGGGGGATTACCTGCGCTTCTGGCCGCATTTCCGGTCTCGCCTCCTCCGCGGGGTCGTGGTTCACCTCTTGCCCCCTATGGCACTGGTCAATCGATCAAAAAGGCTGATGGGCAGACCCTGACCGAGACCTTGCGAATCGACGAAATCGGCAAAGGCTTCGTCCGAGCTGTATTTCGGACGCCAGGAGAGCTCCCCGGCCAACTGCTCGGTGTCGAGCACCCGGCCGTACGTCAGCCAGCGGAGCAACTCGGGTGAGAAACCCTTCAGCCCACCGAACCTGCGGCCGAAGTCGCCCAGCGTCTGCACGGCGGGCGCCGGGAGACGGAGGATCGGCCGGCCGGCGCGTCGCAGTGCCTGCGAAAGGAGCACGACGCCGTCGCCGGCCACGTTGAACGTGCCGGGGTGGTCCTCGGTCGCCATGCGGCGCAGCACCTCGACCCCGTCGTCCTCGTGGATGAACTGAAGCCTCGGGTCGAACCCGAGCACCGTCGCCGCCACCGGCATGTGGAAGTACCGGCTGAGCGGTGAGTCGACGTGCGGTCCGAGGAAGTTCGCGAAGCGCAGCACGGAAACGGTCAGGTCGGAGCGCCGCCGGGCGAGGCCGCGGACGTACCCCTCGACCTCGACCGCGTCCTTGGCGTAGCCGGACGACGGCGGCAGCACCGGCTCGTCGGTCTCGCTGAAGACGGCCGGATCGTGCCCCGACGAGCCGTAGACCGCCGCGGACGAGCGGACCACGACCTTGCGCATCGCCGCCGACCGCTGGCAGGCGGCAAGCAGCTGCATCGTGCCGATGACGTTGAGTTCTTTCGTCTTCATCCGCGCTGCGGACGTCATCGTCACGAGGTTGAGGTGCACGACCGTGTCGACCTCGGCCGCGTTAATGATCTTGGCGATACTCGGCGTGCGGATGTCGATACGAACGAACTCCGTACGCCCAAGCGGCATCGTTGGCGCGACGGTATCCACGCCGATGACCCGTTCGATGCTGGGATCGGCCTGGAGAGTGTCCGCGACCCGTGCCCCTAGAAAACGCGAAACGCCGGTGACCAGGACCACCCGGGCCGTACCTGAGGTGCGTGATCCGCTCGCCGAGGGACGCATGGTTGACACAATGCCCCACAGCCCTTACGGCTACCTCAACTCGACGTTACTTCTTGTTACGGCGCTGCACCCGGGTCTTCTTCAGCAGCTTGCGGTGCTTCTTCTTGGCCATGCGCTTACGACGCTTCTTGATGACAGAGCCCACGAAACCCTCACTAGGTGATCGGCAGGAGACAGGCGATCAGCACCCTTGGCGGGCACAGCCCGAAGCCCAAGGGTACCGCCGCCAGAACGCCCGTCGTTCGCGGGCTCGGCAACCCCCGTTGCGGTTGGAGGTCAACCCGCTTCGATGAACGCGTCTCGCAGATAGTCGTGGACAGCCTGCTCCGGTACGCGGAACGAACGTCCCACGCGTATTGCCGGTAGTTCTCCTGAGTGAACGAGGCGGTATACGGTCATCTTGGACACCCGCATCACCGCAGCCACCTCGGCCACAGTCAGGAACCTGACCTCGCTGAGAGGTCGCTCGCCTGAGCTCATCGGACGCCCTCTTCCACACGCCGCGCGTCAGACCTTTGCGGTGACTTTGATCACGGCCGTGTACTTTCTCCAGCGTAAATCGTGAATCTGTAGTCGCAAGAGGGGAGTTCAATCAATCAGGCCCGAACGTGCCAAAAGATACACAGTAAGCGGCGTGTAGTAGTGCGGCGGCACGTTGTCGTCCAGTGGTACGACGACATGGACCTTGCCCTCTGCCTCCCCCGCGAACAGCGCCGGATCATTGCAGTCGGCGAACCCGACCGTTGCGACCCCCGCCTGTCCGGCGGCGCCCGCCCAACCATGGTCCGCTATGGCCAGATCCGGCCATACACCTGAGTTTACTCTGACTTCTTCCAGTATCGCTCGCATCGGGTGTGGGTCGTGTGTATGGTGCAGCGCTCCATCCCCAGAAAGCACGGCCACATCGTCGATGTAGCGAATCTGCCGGGTCCGCGATCCCTGCGGCGTGTCGACCTCGTACGACCATCCTGCCGCCGGTGTGATCACCCGGCAGCCGCGTTCGCGCAGTTCGCGGGCGACCGCCAGGTAGACCGGCAGCAGGCCCGAGGGGTGCCCGGTCGCGAGCAGCACGGTCTCCCGGCCCGCCGCCGCCTCGCCGATCCGCTCGCCCATCGCGTCCAGCGCGTCGATCGTCAGGTCCGGGTCGATCGTGTCGTCGCCGTAGACGTGGGACGTGTCCGGGTCGATCCCGCACTTCTTGACCATCAGCGCGAAGATGTCCTCGAAGGTCCACTCACGCTCCAGCTCCAGGCCGAACTGGTAGTACGGACGGCCCGCCGCCATCCGCCGGAAGTGCAGGAGGTTGACCTGCCGCGGCGTCGCCACCTCGCCGGCGATGAGCGTGCGTACGAGCTGGTCGCGCAGCTCCGTTCGCGTGGGTACCGGGGTCATTGCATCGGGTCCAGGCCGTGCTCCGGGAACACCGCCTTGCGCGTCGCCAGAACCGCCCGATCCACCGGATTCGCCGGGTCGTACCCGCTCGCCCACGTCCATACCTCCACGCTCGCTCCGTCACCCGAAAGGTCGCTCATGCGCTCCGGCGCCCGCGCTCCGGTACGTTCGCGCACGTAGTCACGCCAGGTCTGTGGAGTGAGCGTCTCCGGTGCGATCGGCCGCTCCGACGCCTCGGCCAGCAGATGGGTCCACGCTCGTGGCACCACCTGGACCAGCTCGTACCCACCGCCGCCGACGAGGACCCAGCGGCCGCCGGCCGTCTCGTGGGCCAGCCGGTGCAGCGCCTGGTACGCGGCGCGCTGCCCGTCCACGCTCAGCCTCAGGTGGGCGAGGGGGTCCAGCTCGTGGCTGTCACAGCCCTGCTGCGTCACCAGCACCTCCGGCGCGAACGCCCGCAGCAGCGGCGGGACGACCGCGTCGAAGGCACGCAGCCAGTGCCTGTCGTCGGTACCCGGCGGCAGCGCCACGTTGACCGACGTACCCAGAGCGGAACCCGCTCCGGTCTCCTGCGGCAGGCCGGTGCCGGGAAACAGCGTCCGCGGCGTCTCGTGCAGGCTGATCGTGAGCACCCGTGGGTCGTCGTAGAAGGCCGCCTGGACGCCGTCGCCGTGGTGGACGTCCACGTCGACGTACGCGACCTTGCGCGCGCCCTGTTCGAGCAGCCAGGCGATCGCGATGGCCGGGTCGTTGTAGACGCAGAACCCCGACGCGGCGTCCCGCATGGCGTGGTGCAGTCCGCCGGCGATGTTGGCGGCGTGTGCCGTTGTACCGCTCCAAACCGCGCGCGCGGCGGCCACCGTCGCGCCCGCGACCAGCGCCGACGCGTCGTGCATGCCCGGGAAGACCGGATTGTCGGCCAGGCCGATGCCCCGTGCCGGGTCGGCCCGCTCGGCGCGTACGGCGTCGATGTAGGCGGGGTCGTGGACGAGCCGCAGCAGGGCGTCGTCGGCCGGCTCGAACTCCTCGAGTGACACCCCGGGAGTGTCGAAGACCCCGAGGTCGCGGGCGAGCGCCATCGTGAGGTCGACGCGTACGGGGTTCATCGGGTGCTCGAGGCCGAAGTCGTACGACGTCAGGCGCTCGTCCCAGAAGACCTGGAGCGAGGCTGTCGTGCCGGCCGGATCGATCTGCTCGCTCCGTTCGTCCATGTTGGTCACGGTACCGGTAGGCTCCGCGGCCATGGGGCTGGAGATGCGTACCACCTGCGAGCGCTGCGACACGCCGCTGTTCGCCAATGGCCTGGCGTACATCTGCAGTTACGAATGCACGTTCTGCGCGTCGTGCACCCGGCAGCTGTCCCACAAGTGCCCCAACTGCGACGGCGAGCTGGCCCGCCGCCCGACACGCGTCTGACGGTCCGGCTCGGCGGTTCTCCGGGCGAGCGTCGCACGGGAGCTCGGGCTACACGGCCCCCGGGTCCGTGCGCAGGATGCCGTACGTCACGCCGTCGCGCCAGGCGCCGTCCCGCCAGCCGAACCCGCGCATGACGCCCTCGCGGCTGAACCCGGCCTTCTCCAGCGCCCGGCATTCCGCGACGTTGCCCACCTCGGTGTCGGCCTCGATCCGGTGCACCGTCGTGTGCGCGAACAGGTAGCGGCTCAGCAGCCGGTGCGCCTCCGTGCCGTACCCGTGACCGCGCGTCTCCGGCAGCAT
It encodes:
- a CDS encoding DUF1272 domain-containing protein; translated protein: MGLEMRTTCERCDTPLFANGLAYICSYECTFCASCTRQLSHKCPNCDGELARRPTRV